A single Bacteroidales bacterium DNA region contains:
- the tsaB gene encoding tRNA (adenosine(37)-N6)-threonylcarbamoyltransferase complex dimerization subunit type 1 TsaB produces the protein MVNILCIETATNICSVAIFCGQEMLAYAESDLENAHSKVLTVFIKKLLTDNSLLPNDIGYIAVSCGPGSYTGLRIGVSVAKGFCYGLNKPLIMIPSTEIIAQACISNININEGELICPMIDARRMEVYHNIYDKHLNEVGELEPHIITESSYAEMLESSVIHFCGNGAFKILDVINHNNARIHTDIFISAKYMYPLASKRIASKQFADLAYDEPIYLKEFMAKQPKPYFSKGKK, from the coding sequence ATGGTTAATATTTTGTGCATAGAGACAGCTACCAACATATGTTCAGTAGCTATTTTTTGCGGTCAAGAGATGTTGGCTTATGCTGAGTCTGATTTAGAAAATGCACATTCAAAAGTTTTAACAGTTTTTATTAAGAAATTGTTGACTGACAATAGTTTACTGCCAAATGATATTGGCTATATTGCTGTTAGCTGTGGTCCAGGGTCGTATACTGGCCTTCGTATAGGTGTATCTGTAGCTAAGGGATTTTGTTACGGGTTAAATAAACCTTTGATAATGATCCCCTCAACTGAAATAATTGCCCAGGCATGTATTTCAAACATCAATATTAATGAAGGAGAATTAATATGTCCAATGATCGACGCACGCAGAATGGAGGTATATCATAACATATATGACAAGCATTTGAATGAAGTTGGGGAGTTAGAGCCTCATATTATTACAGAATCGTCATACGCAGAGATGTTGGAGTCAAGTGTTATTCACTTTTGCGGTAATGGAGCATTTAAAATTTTAGACGTGATAAATCACAATAATGCAAGAATACACACAGATATTTTTATTTCAGCTAAATATATGTATCCTTTGGCAAGTAAAAGAATTGCTTCAAAACAATTCGCCGACTTGGCTTATGACGAACCAATATATTTAAAGGAATTTATGGCAAAACAACCTAAGCCTTATTTTAGTAAAGGTAAAAAGTAG
- the efp gene encoding elongation factor P — protein sequence MGDTTDIKNGLTIQFRDGLYQVVQFQHVKPGKGPAFIRTKLKNLENGRVIDNTFPSGAKIDIVRIERRPYQYLYKEETGFVFMHKETFEQVLIDEKLISSPDLMKEGEDVEIVFHAETETPLTAELPITVELEVTYTEPGLKGDTASSTALKDATVETGANVKVPLFVNIGDVIRVNTADYSYAERVR from the coding sequence ATGGGAGACACAACAGACATTAAAAATGGATTAACAATTCAGTTTCGTGATGGATTGTATCAAGTAGTTCAATTTCAACACGTAAAGCCAGGGAAAGGTCCAGCTTTTATTCGAACTAAACTTAAAAATCTAGAAAACGGACGTGTAATAGATAATACTTTCCCTTCAGGAGCTAAGATAGATATCGTAAGAATAGAGAGAAGACCTTACCAATATCTTTATAAAGAAGAGACAGGATTTGTTTTTATGCATAAAGAGACATTTGAACAGGTTTTAATTGATGAAAAACTGATCTCTTCGCCAGATCTTATGAAAGAGGGAGAAGACGTGGAAATAGTTTTTCATGCCGAAACTGAGACCCCATTAACTGCAGAGTTGCCAATTACAGTAGAGCTTGAGGTAACATATACTGAGCCCGGATTGAAAGGTGATACAGCTTCGTCAACAGCTTTGAAAGATGCAACTGTAGAAACGGGTGCAAATGTTAAAGTACCTCTTTTTGTCAATATAGGCGACGTTATACGGGTAAATACAGCTGACTACTCTTATGCTGAACGCGTTAGGTAA